Proteins encoded by one window of Erythrobacter sp.:
- the rfbA gene encoding glucose-1-phosphate thymidylyltransferase RfbA: MKSRKGIILAGGSGTRLYPLTRGVSKQLMPVFDKPMIYYPLSTLMLAGIREILVITTPEDQDQFRRVLGDGSDFGISLSYAVQPQPEGLAQAFHIGADFLGDHPVALVLGDNIFYGHGLPELLACASARAVGASIFAYRVNNPQDYGVVSFDADGKAGSLEEKPAQPRSHYAVTGLYFYDETVVERARKLQPSPRGELEITDLNRLYLDEGGLAVEIMGRGFAWLDTGTHGSLLDAATYVRITEERQGLKICCPEEIAWRQGFIDDTQLEAIAAPLRKSGYGEYLLGLLREGAR; the protein is encoded by the coding sequence ATGAAATCCCGCAAAGGCATCATCCTGGCCGGTGGATCGGGCACGCGGCTCTACCCGCTGACGCGCGGTGTTTCGAAACAGCTGATGCCGGTGTTCGACAAGCCGATGATCTACTATCCGCTGTCCACACTGATGCTTGCGGGGATTCGCGAGATTCTCGTCATCACTACGCCGGAGGATCAGGACCAGTTCCGCCGCGTGCTGGGCGACGGTTCCGACTTCGGGATTTCGCTTTCCTACGCCGTCCAGCCGCAGCCCGAAGGGCTGGCGCAGGCCTTCCACATCGGCGCGGATTTCCTCGGCGATCACCCCGTTGCCTTGGTGCTGGGGGACAATATCTTTTACGGCCACGGCCTCCCCGAACTGCTGGCGTGCGCCTCGGCGCGCGCGGTGGGGGCTAGCATTTTCGCCTATCGGGTGAACAACCCGCAAGATTATGGGGTCGTCTCGTTCGACGCGGACGGAAAGGCTGGGTCGCTGGAGGAAAAGCCCGCGCAGCCCAGATCGCACTATGCCGTCACCGGACTCTATTTCTACGACGAGACGGTGGTCGAACGCGCGCGCAAGTTGCAGCCCTCGCCGCGCGGCGAGCTGGAAATCACCGATCTCAACCGCCTCTATCTCGACGAAGGCGGGTTGGCAGTGGAGATCATGGGGCGCGGGTTTGCCTGGCTCGATACTGGCACCCACGGCTCGCTGCTCGATGCCGCCACCTACGTCCGCATCACCGAGGAACGGCAGGGACTGAAGATCTGCTGTCCGGAAGAAATCGCCTGGCGACAGGGCTTTATCGACGACACGCAGCTGGAAGCGATTGCCGCTCCCTTGCGCAAATCGGGCTATGGCGAATACCTGCTCGGCCTGCTGCGCGAAGGCGCGCGCTGA
- the rfbC gene encoding dTDP-4-dehydrorhamnose 3,5-epimerase has protein sequence MRFVPTALEGLLLIEPQVYGDDRGFFLESWSAEKFAAAGLDVSFVQDNHSRSQKGVLRGMHFQNPGAQGKLVRVVSGAVYDVAVDLRRSSPTFGQWSGFELSAENRRMLWVPRGFAHGFLTLEDDTDFLYKCDAPYAPGSEHTLAWDDPDVGIDWPLDGLDVQLAAKDRVGKCLADVETFA, from the coding sequence ATGCGGTTCGTTCCCACCGCCCTCGAAGGGCTGCTGCTGATCGAACCGCAGGTGTACGGCGATGACCGCGGGTTCTTTCTGGAAAGCTGGAGCGCAGAGAAATTCGCGGCGGCGGGGCTGGATGTGTCCTTCGTACAAGACAATCACTCGCGCTCGCAGAAGGGCGTTCTACGGGGGATGCATTTCCAGAACCCCGGCGCGCAGGGCAAGCTGGTGCGGGTGGTATCGGGTGCGGTCTATGATGTGGCGGTGGACCTGCGCCGCTCCTCGCCGACATTCGGGCAATGGTCCGGGTTCGAGTTGTCGGCAGAGAACCGGCGGATGTTGTGGGTGCCACGCGGCTTCGCCCACGGCTTTCTGACGCTGGAGGATGACACCGATTTCCTCTACAAATGCGATGCCCCCTATGCGCCCGGTTCGGAGCATACGCTGGCCTGGGATGATCCCGATGTGGGAATCGACTGGCCGCTCGACGGTCTGGATGTGCAGCTCGCGGCCAAGGATCGCGTGGGCAAGTGTCTTGCCGACGTGGAGACATTCGCGTGA
- a CDS encoding oligosaccharide flippase family protein, translated as MRIGGGLHWDMLLGLGLRAAGALASFVLVWLVARMFGADAVGLYQLGVTTATTVSMFVSLGLDILLVREVGPLLSGGQADRAMAIYRAMQKLVLRAGVAMLVLLVLLAPLLSDRVLDQPEALAFLQLSAPIVLLLPLLKLANAFLRSRGDVVLSQSLEGVFYSGLAALGLGLVWFFGADSGPLLPPALYVGGLLLATGVGLYAVHRMVTGDPLPAVERPDTMRGAAIIAPQIIQMLGDWLLLVIVTAWLSVADTGIYRTAFQIALLLGIVYASFGLMASPHLAKAAAGEDRGEIFRILRSVRLLGLALCLPAAIGIALLADPLLGLFGETFVSGALALQLLLLGQLVNVGFGPVGGALVMMKREGLVAGIEVVATLAGMGLAAALIAPYGLAGAAAGALAAVLIRNLAQFIALHWVARRMALSQ; from the coding sequence ATGCGGATCGGCGGGGGCCTGCACTGGGACATGCTGCTCGGCCTCGGCCTGCGGGCGGCGGGAGCGCTGGCGAGTTTCGTCCTGGTCTGGCTGGTGGCGCGAATGTTCGGTGCCGATGCGGTCGGCCTGTACCAGCTGGGCGTGACCACCGCGACCACGGTATCGATGTTCGTCAGCCTCGGGCTCGATATCCTGCTGGTCCGTGAAGTCGGGCCGCTGCTGAGCGGCGGACAGGCGGACAGGGCAATGGCGATCTACCGCGCCATGCAGAAACTGGTGCTCCGAGCCGGGGTGGCGATGCTGGTGCTGTTGGTGTTGCTCGCCCCGCTTCTGAGCGATCGGGTGCTCGACCAGCCCGAGGCCCTCGCTTTCCTCCAGTTGTCCGCACCGATCGTGCTGCTGCTGCCTTTGCTCAAGCTGGCCAATGCTTTCCTGCGTTCGCGCGGCGACGTGGTGCTGTCGCAATCGCTGGAGGGAGTGTTCTATTCGGGCCTCGCGGCGCTGGGGCTGGGGCTGGTGTGGTTCTTCGGAGCAGACTCGGGACCGCTGTTGCCGCCTGCGCTCTACGTCGGCGGGTTGCTGCTGGCGACCGGGGTCGGGCTTTATGCCGTGCATCGGATGGTCACGGGCGATCCCCTCCCTGCCGTTGAGCGACCCGATACCATGCGTGGTGCGGCGATCATCGCTCCACAGATCATCCAGATGCTGGGCGATTGGCTGCTGCTGGTGATCGTCACCGCATGGCTCAGCGTTGCCGATACCGGGATTTACCGCACCGCGTTCCAGATCGCGCTGCTGCTCGGCATCGTTTACGCCTCGTTCGGGCTGATGGCCTCGCCGCATCTGGCCAAGGCAGCGGCGGGTGAGGACCGCGGCGAGATCTTCCGCATCCTGCGCAGCGTGCGCTTGCTGGGTTTGGCGTTATGCCTCCCTGCCGCTATCGGCATTGCCCTGCTCGCCGACCCTTTGCTTGGCCTGTTTGGCGAGACCTTTGTTTCGGGCGCACTTGCGCTGCAACTGCTGTTGCTGGGGCAACTGGTGAATGTGGGCTTCGGTCCGGTGGGTGGCGCTCTGGTGATGATGAAACGCGAGGGGTTGGTGGCCGGGATTGAAGTGGTCGCGACGTTGGCCGGAATGGGGCTGGCCGCCGCACTGATCGCGCCTTACGGGCTGGCCGGAGCAGCGGCGGGGGCGTTGGCGGCAGTGCTGATCCGCAATTTGGCCCAGTTCATCGCCCTGCATTGGGTCGCGCGGCGGATGGCGTTATCGCAATAG
- the rfbD gene encoding dTDP-4-dehydrorhamnose reductase, with protein MKVLVTGAKGQLGRALLATAPEGAHIHAVDVDECDLTDTEATKALVAGLAPDLIINAAAYTAVDRAETDESTARAINADAVAALVQAHSGKLVHVSTDFVFDSRSSRPYRPDDQRAPLSAYGRTKAEGEDHLRVSDLLVRTAWVHAAGGANFVRTMLRLMRERDEVRVVADQIGAPTWATGLARTIWGLVDKQAQGIFHHCDAGVASWYDFAVAIQEEALALGMLSRAVPVIPITNADYPTPAARPAFSLLDCSKTRALLGDGHTHWRENLRLMLREEEALG; from the coding sequence GTGAAGGTGCTGGTGACCGGAGCCAAGGGCCAATTGGGCCGCGCCTTGCTGGCGACTGCGCCCGAAGGTGCGCACATTCACGCCGTCGATGTCGATGAGTGCGACCTGACCGATACCGAAGCGACCAAGGCACTGGTCGCCGGCCTGGCTCCCGATCTCATCATCAACGCCGCCGCCTATACCGCCGTCGACCGGGCCGAAACCGACGAATCCACAGCGCGGGCGATCAACGCCGACGCCGTTGCCGCGCTGGTACAGGCGCATTCCGGCAAGCTGGTGCATGTCTCGACCGATTTCGTCTTCGATAGCCGCTCCAGCCGTCCGTACAGGCCGGATGACCAGCGCGCACCGCTTTCCGCCTATGGCCGCACCAAGGCAGAGGGGGAGGATCACTTGCGCGTTTCCGACCTGCTGGTGCGCACCGCCTGGGTCCATGCCGCAGGCGGTGCGAATTTCGTGCGCACCATGCTGCGACTGATGCGCGAGCGCGACGAAGTGCGGGTGGTGGCAGACCAGATCGGTGCGCCGACATGGGCGACCGGCCTCGCGCGGACGATCTGGGGACTGGTGGACAAGCAAGCGCAGGGCATATTCCACCACTGCGATGCCGGAGTGGCAAGCTGGTACGATTTCGCTGTCGCGATTCAGGAGGAGGCACTCGCGCTGGGGATGCTCAGCCGTGCGGTGCCGGTGATCCCCATAACTAATGCCGATTACCCCACCCCCGCCGCGCGACCCGCCTTCTCGCTGCTCGATTGCAGCAAGACTCGCGCGCTGCTGGGCGACGGCCACACCCACTGGCGCGAGAATCTGCGGCTGATGCTGCGCGAGGAGGAGGCGCTTGGCTAA
- a CDS encoding nucleotidyltransferase family protein yields MTGESDIDGFLTDCLAGKAALWPAMFDSANVSQRVSYHGIAGLLLAREELMHGWPDSLRHAIRAEAHLQSLWEASHHAVLAALIERLAAAGMASLVLKGTALAYSVYADPAIRRRGDSDVLVRASDLAKAQQVLAREGFIRNEGRQLAQETWLRTAGDGFTHAVDLHWEVTGSPALNTVLRAEQFFAQPMALPRLSPSALAPDTVSLFLHNCVNHAQHRELGYLAGNARVLSRYRLIWCHDTFLQAADFESSEWRSLAEKALSAGLAKLCLSDLRQAAAIFAFAIPPEVEDTFAQASEQTPASHYLSRASAHQRIIADFRATAQFGDRLRLIGNHLFPSGAHLRERYPEAEKWPLPMLQLRRLAALPWRLVTRR; encoded by the coding sequence ATGACGGGCGAAAGCGATATCGATGGCTTCCTGACCGATTGCCTCGCCGGGAAAGCGGCGCTGTGGCCCGCTATGTTTGACAGTGCGAACGTATCGCAGCGCGTCTCCTATCACGGCATCGCCGGACTACTGCTGGCGCGCGAAGAGTTGATGCACGGTTGGCCCGATAGCTTGCGCCACGCGATCCGCGCCGAAGCGCATTTGCAATCGCTGTGGGAGGCCTCGCATCATGCTGTGCTGGCAGCACTGATCGAACGGCTGGCCGCCGCCGGAATGGCCTCGCTGGTGCTGAAGGGAACGGCACTGGCCTATTCGGTCTACGCCGATCCGGCGATCCGGCGGCGCGGGGATTCGGACGTGCTGGTGCGCGCGAGCGATCTGGCCAAAGCGCAGCAAGTACTGGCGCGCGAGGGATTCATCCGCAACGAAGGCCGCCAACTGGCGCAGGAAACCTGGTTACGCACTGCCGGGGACGGTTTCACTCACGCAGTGGACCTGCACTGGGAAGTGACGGGTTCCCCGGCGCTGAACACGGTGTTGCGGGCGGAGCAGTTCTTTGCCCAGCCGATGGCCCTTCCGCGCCTGTCCCCCTCCGCGCTCGCTCCCGATACCGTCAGCCTGTTCCTCCACAACTGCGTCAACCACGCACAGCACCGGGAACTGGGCTATCTGGCCGGAAATGCGCGGGTGCTGTCGCGCTATCGGCTGATCTGGTGCCACGATACCTTCCTGCAAGCCGCTGATTTTGAGAGCAGCGAATGGCGAAGTCTGGCCGAAAAGGCTCTGTCCGCCGGTCTTGCCAAACTGTGCCTTTCCGACTTGCGGCAGGCCGCCGCGATTTTCGCTTTTGCAATTCCGCCGGAAGTCGAAGACACTTTCGCGCAGGCGTCGGAACAAACACCCGCCAGCCATTATCTCTCGCGCGCATCGGCGCACCAGCGGATCATTGCCGATTTTCGGGCAACGGCGCAATTCGGGGATCGCTTGCGACTGATCGGCAATCACTTGTTCCCCTCAGGCGCGCATCTGCGTGAGCGATATCCCGAAGCGGAAAAGTGGCCGCTGCCGATGCTGCAACTGCGCAGGCTCGCAGCCTTGCCGTGGCGGCTTGTCACGCGCCGCTGA
- the rfbB gene encoding dTDP-glucose 4,6-dehydratase, with protein MANLLITGGAGFIGGNFVHYWAAEHPDDTLVVLDSLTYAGNRSTIAGVPQAELVVGDIRDTALVERLLRERGIETIVHFAAESHVDRSISGPDAFIETNILGTNSLLKAARAVWLEGSGVPHRFHHISTDEVFGSLGPNDPAFHEATPYAPNSPYSASKAASDHLVRAWHHTFGLQVTTSNCSNNYGPYQYPEKLIPLFLLNALHGRPLPIYGDGMNVRDWLHVEDHCRGIAATLARGTPGETYNIGGGAELPNLAVIDTLCTEVDRAFAGIAGLAERFPDAPAAQGRSTAELKSFVTDRAGHDRRYAIDASRARAELGYAPQHGFAAGLAQTLCWYLENEVWWRSLLR; from the coding sequence TTGGCTAACCTGCTCATTACCGGCGGCGCGGGCTTTATCGGCGGCAACTTCGTTCATTACTGGGCAGCGGAGCATCCCGACGACACGCTGGTGGTGCTCGACAGCCTGACCTACGCGGGCAATCGCTCGACCATTGCCGGGGTGCCCCAGGCCGAACTGGTGGTGGGCGATATCCGCGATACCGCGCTGGTCGAGCGCCTTTTGCGTGAGCGGGGCATTGAAACCATTGTCCACTTCGCCGCCGAAAGCCATGTCGATCGTTCGATCAGTGGGCCGGATGCCTTTATCGAGACCAACATCCTCGGCACCAACAGTCTGCTGAAGGCCGCGCGCGCGGTGTGGCTGGAAGGAAGCGGCGTGCCGCACCGGTTCCACCATATCTCGACCGACGAGGTGTTCGGCTCGCTCGGCCCCAACGATCCGGCGTTCCACGAAGCCACGCCCTACGCGCCCAATTCACCCTATTCCGCGAGCAAGGCCGCGTCCGATCATCTGGTGCGGGCGTGGCATCACACCTTCGGGCTGCAGGTCACCACCAGCAATTGCTCGAACAATTACGGGCCGTACCAGTATCCCGAGAAGCTGATCCCGCTGTTCCTGCTCAACGCGCTGCACGGCCGCCCCCTGCCGATTTATGGCGACGGGATGAACGTGCGCGACTGGCTGCATGTCGAGGACCACTGCCGGGGAATCGCTGCCACATTGGCGCGCGGCACGCCGGGCGAGACCTACAATATCGGCGGCGGCGCGGAATTGCCCAATCTGGCGGTGATCGACACGCTGTGTACTGAAGTGGACCGCGCCTTTGCCGGGATTGCCGGGCTGGCCGAACGGTTCCCGGACGCTCCCGCCGCGCAGGGCCGGTCGACGGCAGAGCTCAAGTCCTTCGTCACCGATCGTGCGGGGCATGATCGCCGCTATGCCATCGATGCTTCGCGCGCGCGAGCCGAACTGGGCTATGCGCCGCAGCATGGCTTTGCCGCCGGGCTGGCGCAGACCTTGTGCTGGTATCTTGAAAACGAGGTGTGGTGGCGGTCGCTATTGCGATAA
- a CDS encoding class I SAM-dependent methyltransferase has translation MKKRVGRMIPYPLIEAGRRLIHAGPHRCRVCGGRVRRLGDSGYGFEVLERLQVVGGLKRRADRCPICHATSRERLLWFWLTQGGADFRFAPDLRIAHFAPEKGLSARLRAAAGKNYTAYDFDPSRYRHLSEVRPADLSDLPIESSSVDLLVCNHVIEHVPDVPRALGEIFRVLAADGVAVLQVPIALKLETMIELGSASTPAERIALAGQDDHLRLFTQGDYQLALEAAGFAVDLFDSFAENGQAATDWQLDPFESLWLCRKAKPAAA, from the coding sequence ATGAAAAAGCGGGTCGGCCGGATGATTCCCTATCCGCTGATCGAAGCGGGGCGTCGGCTGATCCATGCCGGGCCGCATCGCTGCCGGGTCTGCGGCGGGCGCGTTCGGCGATTGGGAGACAGCGGCTACGGTTTCGAAGTGCTCGAACGCCTGCAGGTGGTCGGCGGGCTGAAGCGGCGCGCGGATCGCTGCCCGATCTGCCATGCGACCTCGCGCGAGCGGCTGTTGTGGTTCTGGCTCACCCAGGGCGGCGCGGACTTCCGCTTTGCGCCGGACCTGCGGATTGCCCATTTCGCGCCCGAAAAGGGACTTTCGGCACGCCTACGCGCGGCAGCGGGGAAGAACTACACCGCCTACGATTTCGATCCTTCGCGCTACCGGCACCTTTCGGAAGTGCGGCCTGCCGACCTCTCCGACCTGCCTATCGAAAGCAGCAGCGTCGACCTGCTGGTCTGCAACCACGTGATCGAGCACGTGCCGGACGTGCCCCGCGCGCTCGGAGAAATATTCCGCGTACTGGCAGCGGACGGGGTGGCCGTGCTGCAGGTTCCCATTGCGCTCAAGCTGGAGACCATGATCGAACTGGGCAGCGCCAGCACTCCGGCAGAGCGGATCGCCTTGGCCGGACAAGACGATCACCTGCGGCTGTTCACCCAAGGCGATTATCAGCTTGCGCTGGAGGCGGCGGGATTCGCGGTGGACCTGTTCGATTCCTTCGCAGAAAACGGTCAGGCAGCAACCGACTGGCAGCTCGATCCGTTCGAAAGCCTGTGGCTGTGCCGGAAGGCCAAGCCAGCAGCCGCCTGA
- a CDS encoding acyltransferase — translation MAASPLLRASTIHARLDDCGNRGPGFDTVRLLAASAVVLHHALGVEYDIVRNDALFAFSGGYTHTGLLAVAVFFAISGFLVTPGLVKNGDVIEYLSRRFMRIMPLLVFVVIVTALVIGPLFTTLPAGEYFARPETWLYLRNITTSLSLPLPGVIDLDGGNTINDPLWTLRYEWLCYLLVAAASLLALLRHRLAFLALWLAAMSVLAIAYGPTIADEPQGNLYVLLYLFAYFGAGALVFLFGDVIRFSRSTLLTALMLLVFALVLGAGHVFAPLLTAYVAIGIGLLRFPWTAKLARADLSYGVYLTHSVILMILVNLYPFAHWWALFALGLGCSCLVAACSWHFIEAPALRHKSWPAQAVKRLLARVPGLGDFSRHGQLLRPKVKE, via the coding sequence ATGGCGGCTTCCCCTCTCCTGCGTGCTTCAACCATCCACGCGAGGCTGGATGATTGCGGTAACCGCGGCCCCGGTTTCGATACTGTCCGGCTACTGGCGGCGAGCGCAGTGGTGCTGCACCATGCACTGGGAGTGGAATACGACATCGTCCGCAACGATGCGCTGTTCGCTTTCAGTGGCGGCTATACCCACACCGGGCTGCTGGCAGTGGCGGTGTTCTTCGCCATCAGCGGCTTCCTGGTGACGCCGGGGCTGGTGAAGAACGGAGACGTGATCGAATATCTCAGCCGCCGGTTCATGCGGATCATGCCGTTGCTGGTCTTTGTGGTGATTGTCACCGCGCTGGTGATCGGGCCGCTGTTCACCACGCTGCCCGCCGGCGAGTATTTCGCACGGCCTGAAACCTGGCTCTACCTGCGCAATATAACAACTTCGCTCAGCTTGCCGTTACCTGGCGTGATCGATCTCGACGGCGGGAACACCATCAACGATCCGCTCTGGACGTTGCGTTACGAATGGCTCTGCTATCTGCTGGTCGCTGCCGCCTCGCTGCTGGCGTTGTTGCGCCACCGTCTCGCATTTCTGGCGCTATGGCTGGCAGCGATGAGCGTTTTGGCAATAGCTTACGGACCGACCATCGCAGACGAGCCACAGGGCAATCTGTATGTCCTACTGTATCTGTTCGCCTATTTCGGTGCCGGGGCGCTGGTGTTTCTGTTCGGCGATGTGATCCGCTTTTCCCGTTCAACGCTGCTGACCGCGCTGATGTTGCTTGTTTTCGCGCTGGTTCTCGGCGCAGGCCACGTCTTCGCGCCGTTGCTCACGGCCTACGTCGCCATCGGCATTGGCCTGTTGCGGTTCCCATGGACAGCGAAGCTGGCGCGCGCCGATCTGTCCTATGGCGTTTACCTCACCCACAGCGTGATCCTGATGATACTGGTAAACCTCTATCCTTTCGCGCACTGGTGGGCCCTGTTCGCGCTAGGACTTGGCTGCTCCTGCCTGGTAGCGGCGTGCAGCTGGCACTTCATCGAAGCCCCGGCGCTGCGGCACAAATCCTGGCCTGCGCAGGCAGTGAAGCGCCTTCTCGCGCGGGTGCCCGGCCTTGGCGATTTCTCGCGACACGGGCAGTTGTTGCGTCCCAAGGTGAAGGAATGA
- a CDS encoding class I SAM-dependent methyltransferase produces the protein MRLKSRLRKLRSEGKFVAPLTLLAQANYQRVNLRDYFNRRKLDNSLSAIAPDTAPDRQVDFAMEAADRFLRPMQNRSELVRLMERVRAMQPRRILEIGTARGGTLFLFCRNAAPDATIVSLDLPYAINGGGYPEWKAPIYRSFAQSEQQLILLRRDSHLAASRDEVLRQAGSEPFDLIMIDADHRYEGVKRDFELYAPLVAPGGIIVMHDVLPNRYDAEIQVDRFWEEVKARYATEEIVEDPAQGNMGIGIVSNYHAAQPLEEPA, from the coding sequence ATGCGGCTCAAATCCCGTTTGCGCAAATTGCGGTCCGAAGGGAAGTTCGTCGCGCCGCTGACCCTGTTGGCGCAGGCCAATTACCAGCGGGTTAATCTGCGCGACTATTTCAACCGCCGGAAGCTGGACAATTCCCTGTCCGCCATAGCGCCGGACACGGCACCTGACCGGCAGGTGGACTTCGCGATGGAGGCGGCAGACCGCTTCCTGCGCCCGATGCAGAACCGCAGCGAACTTGTCCGACTGATGGAACGGGTGCGCGCCATGCAGCCCAGGCGCATTCTCGAAATCGGCACCGCACGCGGAGGCACGCTGTTCCTGTTCTGCCGCAATGCTGCCCCGGATGCGACGATTGTCAGCCTCGACCTGCCCTATGCCATCAACGGCGGCGGCTATCCCGAGTGGAAGGCGCCGATCTATCGCTCGTTCGCGCAAAGCGAGCAGCAACTGATCCTGCTGCGCCGCGATTCGCACCTGGCCGCCAGCCGCGACGAGGTTCTGCGGCAGGCGGGAAGCGAACCGTTCGACCTGATCATGATCGATGCAGATCACCGCTACGAAGGGGTGAAGCGCGATTTCGAACTCTATGCCCCGCTGGTGGCGCCCGGCGGCATCATCGTGATGCACGATGTCCTGCCCAATCGCTACGATGCGGAAATCCAGGTGGATCGCTTCTGGGAGGAAGTGAAGGCGCGCTACGCCACCGAGGAGATTGTGGAAGACCCGGCGCAGGGCAATATGGGTATCGGTATCGTCAGCAATTACCACGCGGCCCAGCCGCTCGAGGAACCGGCCTGA